One part of the Solanum dulcamara chromosome 3, daSolDulc1.2, whole genome shotgun sequence genome encodes these proteins:
- the LOC129883693 gene encoding uncharacterized protein LOC129883693, with amino-acid sequence MELRDLKLKGGKYTWEKGDRLDIAAKLDRFLLSEELDNCFRSVKQTVLQGLHQITPLSCYSVVTGGLPILTSNLRIGGYKQKDSKRRSRPGESGFQKQLLLPQLADLEEIQKHRILQEEEVISRMALINEFEGIAKKEETAWRQRSRVTWLKEGDRSTIFFHKTANAPRRENTIDRLNVGEVIKEDPEEITKEIVEFYENLYADSERWRPR; translated from the exons ATGGAGTTGAGAGACTTAAAACTGAAAGGGGGTAAATATACATGGGAAAAAGGGGATAGACTAGATATTGCAGCTAAATTGGATAGATTCCTACTCTCAGAAGAACTAGATAATTGCTTCAGGAGTGTCAAACAGACAGTCTTACAGGGGTTACATCAGATCACTCCCCTATCATGCTACAGTGTGGTGACTGGAGGGCTTCCAATTCTTACTTCAAATTTGAGAATTGGTGGCTACAAACAGAAGGATTCAAAGAGAAGATCAAGACCAG GGGAATCTGGGTTTCAGAAACAGCTTCTGCTGCCACAGTTGGCAGATCTGGAGGAAATTCAGAAGCATAGAATATTGCAAGAAGAGGAAGTAATATCTAGAATGGCACTCATTAATGAATTTGAAGGAATTGCAAAGAAAGAGGAGACAGCTTGGAGACAAAGGTCCAGGGTAACATGGCTTAAGGAAGGGGATAGAAGCACTATTTTCTTCCACAAAACTGCAAATGCACCCAGAAGAGAAAATACAATAGACAGGCTAAATGTGGGGGAGGTGATAAAGGAGGATCCAGAGGAGATCACAAAGGAAATAGTGGAATTTTATGAGAACTTGTATGCAGATTCAGAGAGGTGGAGACCCCGATAA
- the LOC129883016 gene encoding protein OBERON 2, with the protein MSSYEDPVEIDSSAECNGDTPSTNKNGLHLYPVSANDSGEGLPYAPEDWPNPGDIWAWKVGRRIASAGYFLDRYLYLPNRLRGKRSVFASRLSVEQYVRSEFPSTDINEFFASFSWKIPSKLLKGDWYAEVISSGMKSDSYLGTSSCKAGNSMCASLVEAGNPSPETMICDICCSEPGFCRDCCCILCCKTISSAHGGYSYIRCEATVGDGYICGHIAHIDCALRAYMAGTVGGSIGLDAEYFCRRCDSRTELVSHVMKLLNICGSIDSRDDIEKILNVGFCILRGSRKTNAKQLLRHIKSAMTKLHKGACIGDVFKEEEFKDANGGTPHHGTVSTYHGESILRERSSPPKMTSNFDHQVESLKLEDEIDQILQALRKSQNFEYRLAEERLFVQKNYIMNLYEQLDKERSDLSSHTSMIETDTLVDAVLQRVDQIKREVLKLKDMKQVQNGFGSTSKTILKDYFGLEAESS; encoded by the exons ATGTCATCCTACGAGGATCCTGTGGAGATTGACAGTTCTGCTGAATGTAATGGAGATACACCTAGTACCAATAAAAATGGACTTCACCTTTATCCTGTTTCTGCCAATGATTCAGGTGAAGGTTTACCATATGCCCCTGAAGATTGGCCGAACCCAGGTGATATATGGGCCTGGAAGGTGGGGAGAAGAATTGCATCTGCTGGCTACTTTCTTGATAGATATCTGTATCTTCCAAACCGTCTTCGTGGAAAGCGAAGTGTTTTCGCAAGTAGGCTTTCAGTTGAACAATATGTCAGGTCTGAGTTTCCAAGCACGGATATCAATGAATTCTTTGCCTCATTTAGTTGGAAGATTCCCTCAAAACTATTAAAAG GTGACTGGTATGCTGAGGTCATATCTTCAGGCATGAAATCTGATTCTTATTTAGGAACCAGTAGTTGTAAGGCAGGTAACAGCATGTGTGCGAGTTTAGTAGAAGCAGGGAATCCTAGTCCAGAGACCATGATTTGTGACATTTGTTGCAGTGAGCCTGGTTTTTGCCGAGATTGCTGTTGTATTCTTTGTTGTAAAACTATTAGTTCTGCTCATGGTGGGTATAGTTACATTAGGTGTGAAGCAACAGTTGGTGATGGTTACATTTGTGGACACATAGCCCATATAGACTGTGCTCTACGAGCTTATATGGCTGGGACAGTTGGAGGAAGCATCGGTTTGGATGCGGAGTATTTCTGTAGGCGCTGTGATTCAAGAACTGAATTAGTCTCACATGTCATGAAGCTTCTAAACATTTGTGGATCGATTGATTCGCGTGATGACATCGAGAAGATTTTGAATGTTGGCTTTTGCATTTTACGTGGCTCACGGAAAACAAATGCGAAACAGTTGCTGCGTCACATTAAATCGGCCATGACAAAG CTTCACAAGGGTGCCTGCATTGGAGATGTGttcaaagaagaagaattcaaaGACGCCAATG GAGGAACACCTCATCATGGCACTGTGTCTACATATCATGGAGAGTCAATTCTTCGCGAAAGATCTTCACCACCAAAGATGACTTCAAATTTTGACCATCAAGTTGAATCCCTTAAgcttgaggatgagattgatcAAATTCTGCAGGCATTGAGGAAGTCTCAAAACTTTGAGTACAGACTTGCTGAGGAAAGACTCTTTGTTCAAAAGAACTACATCATGAATCTATACGAACAGCTCGACAAGGAAAGATCTGATCTATCAAGCCATACATCGATGATTGAAACAGATACCTTAGTTGATGCTGTTCTACAAAGAGTAGACCAAATAAAGCGAGAAGTATTGAAACTCAAGGACATGAAACAGGTACAAAATGGATTTGGAAGTACTTCTAAGACGATACTCAAGGACTACTTTGGTCTAGAAGCAGAATCTTCTTGA
- the LOC129883018 gene encoding uncharacterized protein LOC129883018, with the protein MRVYPIPMSLKRNIAIREGIGSGSDSEQREQIFAVMEGNPMKKLRKLPHVFGKVLELPFRSDADVAVEEGPEFFRFVAEMEFEEGGGGGGEGGVRVQAVEIHTGITKIVVRNGAGDGGVAGGIEELLLEELKVDTWRFRLPATTKPELATAVFVDGELIVTVPKAGLGGGEFADGRDVWGGGGRLILVQ; encoded by the coding sequence ATGAGGGTTTATCCTATTCCTATGTCCCTGAAACGAAACATTGCAATTCGTGAAGGTATCGGGTCGGGTTCGGATTCGGAGCAGCGGGAACAAATCTTTGCAGTGATGGAAGGAAACCCGATGAAGAAGCTAAGAAAATTACCTCATGTATTTGGGAAGGTTTTAGAACTTCCGTTTCGTTCCGATGCTGATGTGGCGGTGGAGGAAGGTCCGGAATTCTTCCGTTTCGTGGCGGAGATGGAATTTGAAGAAGGCGGTGGTGGTGGCGGAGAGGGAGGGGTGAGGGTGCAGGCGGTTGAGATTCATACTGGGATTACGAAGATTGTGGTGAGAAATGGAGCCGGAGATGGCGGAGTTGCTGGTGGAATAGAGGAGCTGTTGTTGGAAGAGCTGAAGGTGGATACGTGGAGGTTCAGGTTGCCGGCTACGACAAAGCCGGAGCTGGCTACGGCGGTGTTTGTGGATGGTGAGTTAATTGTGACAGTGCCAAAGGCTGGCCTGGGCGGTGGAGAGTTCGCCGACGGTAGGGATGTTTGGGGTGGCGGTGGCCGGCTTATTCTTGTACAGTaa
- the LOC129883017 gene encoding uncharacterized protein LOC129883017 isoform X1: protein MAESLIDLNELLIARKVSLTTEESKLLNSWKQSAVRDFGIGAAGASLATWLVTRRLHNLFRINLAVGAGWFFGKWRFAKSLDSGVELILSQHGTRLQKELGEIMLKKYQHNPPVLQFVSKYFYSENVYDDDSTDQPKPRWRFRSTYGESFSSHEVEGDDSSNKKSHLENTDLRKTNLEREQIIMNGVGVGAALDSTEDPFDCILGHQVNTEEIHHPDASSQLPRRRNHSHRRSHSRRRMHRHENMEG, encoded by the exons ATGGCAGAATCGCTCATTGATTTGAATGAACTTCTCATCGCCAGAAAG GTTTCTCTGACAACTGAAGAAAGTAAACTACTAAATTCATGGAAGCAATCTGCTGTAAGAGATTTTGGCATTGGTGCAGCTGGTGCTTCCCTTGCCACTTGGTTAG TTACTCGAAGGCTGCATAACTTATTCCGCATCAACCTTGCAGTAG GTGCTGGTTGGTTCTTCGGCAAGTGGAGATTTGCCAAGTCTTTGGATTCAGGTGTTGAACTTATTCTCTCTCAGCATGGAACTCGTCTGCAAAAGGAGTTGGGGGAAAT AATGTTGAAGAAGTACCAGCATAATCCGCCTGTATTGCAGTTTGTCTCCAAATACTTTTACTCTGAAAATGTTTATGATGATGATTCAACAGACCAGCCAAAACCGAGGTGGCGTTTCCGAAGTACCTATGGGGAAAGTTTTTCTTCTCATGAGGTAGAAGGTGATGACTCTTCCAATAAGAAATCCCATTTGGAGAATACTGATCTGAGGAAAACTAATCTTGAGAGAGAACAAATTATT ATGAatggtgttggtgttggtgcTGCTCTAGATTCAACCGAAGACCCATTTGATTGCATTCTTGGACATCAAGTGAACACCGAAGAGATTCACCACCCTGATGCCTCTAGCCAATTGCCTAGAAGGCGTAATCATAGCCACAGACGGTCTCATAGCAGGCGTCGGATGCATCGCCACGAGAACATGGAAGGTTGA
- the LOC129883017 gene encoding uncharacterized protein LOC129883017 isoform X2, which yields MAESLIDLNELLIARKVSLTTEESKLLNSWKQSAVRDFGIGAAGASLATWLGAGWFFGKWRFAKSLDSGVELILSQHGTRLQKELGEIMLKKYQHNPPVLQFVSKYFYSENVYDDDSTDQPKPRWRFRSTYGESFSSHEVEGDDSSNKKSHLENTDLRKTNLEREQIIMNGVGVGAALDSTEDPFDCILGHQVNTEEIHHPDASSQLPRRRNHSHRRSHSRRRMHRHENMEG from the exons ATGGCAGAATCGCTCATTGATTTGAATGAACTTCTCATCGCCAGAAAG GTTTCTCTGACAACTGAAGAAAGTAAACTACTAAATTCATGGAAGCAATCTGCTGTAAGAGATTTTGGCATTGGTGCAGCTGGTGCTTCCCTTGCCACTTGGTTAG GTGCTGGTTGGTTCTTCGGCAAGTGGAGATTTGCCAAGTCTTTGGATTCAGGTGTTGAACTTATTCTCTCTCAGCATGGAACTCGTCTGCAAAAGGAGTTGGGGGAAAT AATGTTGAAGAAGTACCAGCATAATCCGCCTGTATTGCAGTTTGTCTCCAAATACTTTTACTCTGAAAATGTTTATGATGATGATTCAACAGACCAGCCAAAACCGAGGTGGCGTTTCCGAAGTACCTATGGGGAAAGTTTTTCTTCTCATGAGGTAGAAGGTGATGACTCTTCCAATAAGAAATCCCATTTGGAGAATACTGATCTGAGGAAAACTAATCTTGAGAGAGAACAAATTATT ATGAatggtgttggtgttggtgcTGCTCTAGATTCAACCGAAGACCCATTTGATTGCATTCTTGGACATCAAGTGAACACCGAAGAGATTCACCACCCTGATGCCTCTAGCCAATTGCCTAGAAGGCGTAATCATAGCCACAGACGGTCTCATAGCAGGCGTCGGATGCATCGCCACGAGAACATGGAAGGTTGA